The genomic region TCTTTAGTCTTTAGTCTTTAGTCTTTAGTCTTTAGTCTTTAGTCTTTAGTCTTTAGTCTTTAGTCTTTAGTCTTTAGTCTTTAGTCTTTAGTCTTTAGTCTTTAGTCTTTAGTCTTTAGTCTTTAGTCTTTAGTCGAAAGACAATGGATGGAAAATCATTGCTACCGCTGAAATCAACTGTCCCGCATCAAGTCCGCTGAGATGAGTCGTTAGTCTTTGATTACTAACGACCAGAGACTAGCGACTAGAGACTGTCTTTATTCACTAACGACTATCGACTATCGACTGCCCTTATAGAGCGTTTTATCATTAATCGTCTCCTTCAGGCGGTCGAGAAACGTTCCTATGTGGATACCGTCCACTATCGCGTGGTGGACCTGTATGGCCAGGGGCATGACTATGTTTCGGCTGCGGGGGAAGTGTTTGCCTATGGTGAGCAGGGGTATGCTCGCGTATTGGGCGAAATAAGGGTGAGTGAAGCTGGTGAAGGAGAACCAGGGGATGGCGGTGATGAAGAACATATGGTCCTTTTCCTCCATTGCCAGGTCAGGGACCCTTTTCACCGCTTCGATGGCCCGGGATGCGTAATCATAATATTCTGCAAATGACTCCATATGAAGGGAATCGCAGAAGGAGAAAGTGTTGTTTTGAAGGAGGACCGTGTAACCGGGGTCGACCCGCTCGAACTCATAAAGCTCTCCGCCGATCAACCGCTGCCTCAGCTCGGGGATTTGGTTCACCGCGCGTGAGAGCGCATAGCTCATGGTGATGAAAAACTTCAGGTTCTTTGTCCTGGCGAACCTCACGAGAGTAGTCACGTCCACTTCGGAGGTCACGCTGAAGCAGGGCATCTCTCTGTCCCTAAAGGCCTTGAGCAGGGCCGCACGGGGATAGAGGGTCAAATCTATTTTCTCTTTGGCAGGAACCATAACCCGGCGAGTCCTCCTCTCACAATTCTATTCCGGAGCGCCGACAGGCGCACGCGCCGATTCTATTATCGGCGAAACCCGCCCGCACTGCAAGAGAAACCCTTATAACCGGACGTGACCGCGCCGGAGGCGCCATCTCAAATCAGATAGGAAAGGTTTTTTGCCTAATCGCTCCGATCGACCAGTACGTAGTCCTTCCTGCGCACATCCGAAACGAGGAGGTCGATGTTTTCAGGGTCAACCCCGACCATTCTCAGGGTATCGGTAGCCAGACGAAGGCTGCTCTCCAGGGCTTCAGGCAGGGCGTATGTGGCGCCTGCCTGCACCAGTCTGCCGCTGGCTTCCAGGTCCCTGGCCCTCGCGATCACCGGCACCGCCGGATAACTGTTTTTGAGAATGGAGATCGCCTTGAGGGCGGTCTTTTCGCTGTCCACGGTAAGCACCACGAGGGCTGCCCGCTCCATGTGGGCTGCAGCCATCAGCTCCGGGTTATCTATATCTCCAAAGTGGACATCGAAGCCGTCCTTTTTCCCCTGGGCCACCCGGGCAGGGTCATTATCAAAGACAATGAAAGGCACCCGGCTCGCATTGAGAAGCACTGCCACCACATGACCCACTCTCCCGTAGCCCCCGAGGATGACCCTTCCCTTCGGCCCCTCCGCTTCATCATGAAATTGGACGCCCCGGGGTCCGGCCTTGCTGCGGCGAAGTCTGCCCGACATATAATAGCCGAGTTTTGCCATGAGAGGGGTTAAAAGCATGCTCACCGATATGACGGCGATGGCCAACACGAAAATATGGTCGTCGATCACGTTCAGGACTTTTGCCGAGGTAAGGAGGACAAAACCGAACTCACCCCCCTGGGCGAGGAGAAAGGAAACGTTAATCGAATCGGAGCGGCTCATTCCGAAGAGGAGGCAGAGAAAGAAGGTGAGGATGACCTTTACGAATATGACCAGAAACGCCCACTGGACAAATTCGAATGGGTCGCCGGCAATGGAATGGAGGTCGATGGACATGCCCACGGCCACGAAAAAGAGGCTCATGAGGATTCCTTTATAGGGCTCGATGTATGCCTGAATCTGCATCGCGTACCGGGAGCCGGACAGGAGCATACCCATGAGGAAGGCCCCGAGGGCAAGGGAAAGGCCGGCCCTATGCATGGCCCAGGCGGCGAGAAAGACTGAGAGCATGGCCACTATGAGAAAACCGTCCCGGTTTCTCTGACGCGCAAGCCGCTCGAGGGCGAAAGGCACCCCAAACTTGCCGATTGCCACGACAAAAAGAAGGAGGGCCACGATGAGCCCGAGCCTCTGCCATCCGGGAACGCCGCTGGAAAGTCCCCCGCTCCCTGCGAGCACCGGAATGAGCGCCAGCATGGGGACTATGGAAACATCCTGCATGAGGAGGACCCCGAAGGTCGCCCCGCCGTGGGGGCTTGCGATCTCCCCCCGCTCCTGAAGAATCTGCATGACCAGGGCGGTCGACGACACCGCCATGGTCATCCCCATGACGAGCGAAGGCTCCCGGGCCCAGCCGCTCATGAAGGCATAAGCTATGACCGCGCCGCCGGTGAGGAGGATTTGAAGCGAGCCGAGACCGAAGACGTGCCGCCTCAGCGCCCACAGGCGCGACGGCCTCATCTCGAGACCAATGACGAAAAGCAGCTGCACCACCCCAAGCTCGGCGAAACTCCGCAACCCCTCCACATGGGTCGTGATATAGGGACCGGGCGTATGAGGCCCCACGATTATGCCCGCCACCAGAAGGCCTGCCATCGTCCCGAGGCCGAGGTGTTTGAAGAGGATCACCATGACCGAGGCCACCAAAAGCAGGATTACCGCAGAAGAGACGAAACTTTCAAGATCCATATATTATTGAAGAAGCCTCCGCAGCCACACGGTGTCCGCCCTACTTGCCGCTTTCCCCGACCGCCTGCCCGCGAGAGGTAAAAGAGATGCCCTGCTGATTACGGGTCCCTATCATTATGGATTCCACGATGGGCGCGTTCACTTGTTTCTCCGCTCTCCACACCACAATGATATTGGCCCCGGAGCCGCCCTTGTCATCCGACTCTTTCACCACAAAACGGGTCGACCCGTTAGGCCCGAGCCGGACAGGCTTATCGAGATACTTCTTCAGGAGCACGCCGTTGGTGTCATAGTAATCAACGTCCGTCACCACAAGGGGGTTTGTCTGATCGATGTTTCTGATGCTCACCGTGACGGCGAGGTAATAGGGTGTTTCCCTGTCCCCGTAGTAAATATGGGAGTACACGGGGACATAAACGGTCTGCCCTTTCGAGAGCCTCACGTCCGATTGGGCATCGGTCCACTCCGCCGGATAAATAATTGCCGCCATAATAACAGAGAATATCAACACCAGTTTTACCGACATGCAGGTCTTCTTCATGGGCCCTCCCTTTGCGCCTTGTACTCACCCTTTTCTCTCTCCAATTAGAATAAGCATAAATAAAGAATATCACACCGTTCTGTCTGGTTCCATGTGGAAGTGAAGCGTAGGGGTAGTATGTCGTATGGTCTTTATGGGTTATGAGAAAAGTGGTTCAGGGGGAGGGGGACGTGCCCGGTGAATTGCCTCACCGGGCAAAGGGAACTTAATTTCCTCCGGCCTGCATGATCAGCGGGCGGCCTCCCGCAACTCGTCCCAATTGGAGGGCAATCGTATTTTCCTGCTCGCTGATTTGGAACCGAGCCAGCCGGGAAAGAGGGCGCTCTTTTCTCCTGTGCCGCCTGCCACTATAATGTGCAGTTGACCGATGAAGGGCGCGGGGATCATTGTTTTCAGGTCTTTTGTCTCTTTGACCCATGAAGGTATCCCTCCCAGGACCGCTGCGGTCCCGTTATCGAGAAACTTCTCTTTAATGACTGCCAGGGGCGCCCGTGCATTCTTGTCGATATAGTCTCTTATCTTATCCTTTGTCCAGCCGTTACGGGCCATCATATTTGCCGTGTCTTTCGTGATGAGCAATACCATGGTCGCCTGGTAGGGTCGGTCCGACGCGATCAGGTGGTCGGCGATAATGCGCATAAAGCCGTCCGGACTGTGGCCGAGGCCCATGATGGTGTGATAGGGCTCGACCCCGACCACGGTCACCACATTCGTGTTTTTGGGAAAATCGAGGTCCGCGTGCAGCGGCTCCCACGGGCTCTCGTCGCTTTCCGCGAGCATGCTTGAGAAATCGGCGGCCTGGCCGAGGGTGGACATGTCGGTCACGTTGACCCAACTGCCCCCTACGTTCTGGATGATAAGGTTGAGGGCACGGCTTATGGAAGAATTGGCCCTCGAACCACGCCCAAGTGCATTACTTCCGCTGTTGATATCCAATTGCTTCGCAATCGGTCCGTTCACGATGAGCAGAGGCACGTCGGGACTGGTCGTGGTCGCCATACCCCTGAGATTGACGCCGGGGTCCATGACCGCTTCCACCGCCGCGAGAAGGACCGGCATATATTCAGGCCGGCACCCTGCCATTACCGCGTTGACCGCAATCTTCTCGACCGTCGCCTGGCCTCCTACGGGATCTATTTTACTGATCACGTATCCAGGGTCAAGATCAGAGCCCTTGAGCATGGCCTTCACGCGCTCGGCAGTGGGGGGGACCAGGGGCAGGCCGTCGGACCATCCTCGCTTGTAAAACAGATCGTTGATCTCCGCCACGGCGTCTGCCTTGATGCAGACTTCTTCTATTTTTGTTTTGGGGAAATTGCCCGCGAGGAGCGGTTTGGTTTTTCCCGATTCGACCATTCTTTTCTTGAGCATCTCATCGACATAGGTATTGTCTTCGAGGACGCCCGCGGGATTGTAGATGCTTATCTGAGCAGACTTCGCACATTTCCCCTGAGATTGCGTCCCCGGCGCTGCCCCTGCGGGAGAGGTGAAGATAAAAAGGGCGGTCACCAGGCCCGGGAAGACCCATAGCGGAAGCAGAAAAAGTGGTTTCATAATTATCCCCCTTGGAGATTATTCGATTGTGAATGGAATAAAAGTGGGGCGGGCAGAAGCATCAGCCCCTGCCCGCTCACGAATCACTCACCTATTTCTTTACTACTTTGCTCACCGGACTTGCATTCAGGAAGGGCGCGAAATAGTGGGAATGCTGCCCTGCGCCTCCTGCGATCACAATCTGCAGAAACTCCGGTTTGAGTACGATAGGAACCAGGGTATCGGGTGTGACCTGTCCGAACTTCTGACGGAAGGCCTGCTGCTCGGGGCACCCTTTCGCCCAGGAGGAGAAGGGGATGCGCGCCTTTTCCCAGATTGCTTTCCTGACCTGATCTTTTGTCCAGCCTGCCTTCACGTAGAGGTCCGCATGCTCCGGACCGAGACCGATGATATGGGGCTGGGTAAGCTGCACTGAGAAACAGGGGCCGCCGACGCTCATGAGTGGCGAGACGGAGCGGCTGAACCAGGTGGAATGCTCCTCCGGTGACGCACTCCACAGATCGACCGCATTGATGCCCGGCCATATACCCATAAGGGTTATCACGCTGTCCGTCCTCTTGAATCCTCTGTCCTCGGCATAGGTGGTCCAGCCTTTGGGCACCTTCGCCTCATTTTCACCGAAAATCCAGGCGACAAAATCGGTCGGTGAGCCGAGGGTAGTCTTCTTCTGTTGCGGCGGTTTCGAGCCGCCGGGGATCATTGCCATCAGGTTAAGGGCATACCCGATAGACGCGTTGGCATGCCATCCACGGCTCGCCGCACCCTGGCCCGACGCAATCCCAAGCTCCCTGATGATCGGTCCGTTCACGATAACCAGAGCGCCCACCGATCCCGTTGCCGTCGCCACGCCGCCCCAGTTTGTCTTGGGGTCTACCATTGCCTCGGCAATGGCGATCAATACGGGCATATACTCGGGTTTGCAGCCGGCCATGACGCCTGAGACCGCCACGAGCTCTACCGTAAGGGAGCTCATTCTCGGCCGTAACTGGCCGAGCACCTCGTCCGGCTTACGCGTGGTCCCCTTGAGCATGGCCGCAACTTTTTCAGGAGTCGGAGGGACTACAGGCAGCCCGAGAGACCAGCCTTTTTCAATGAAAAGCTCATTTATGGCAGATTCCGTGCCCTTGAAGGTGAAGGTGGGGGCAGGATAGGTTGCCTTGGGCGGCGGCATGGTCGCCGAAGGCTTCCACTCCGTCGCGGTCTTTACGATTAAGGGATACGCATCTTTTGCTTTCTGAGTTATCTCCGCCATGGGGATGCCGCCCATGGGATGAGGGACAACGACGAAGGGCATATCGGCAACGCCCATGCTGAATGCGGTGCTCTTGGCGAGACCGACGAGTTCCGTGGTAGCTATTGTGACGGTAGGAATACCTTTCTTTTCGAGATTAAGCTGGTCGACCACCAGCCATGCAGTGCATGAGCCTCAGTCGGCCTGGGTGGATATGACAAGATCGGGTTTCATGGAGGCGATCTTGTCCGCTATTTTCTGGCTGACCGCCTGGCCCTGGCTGATCGTCTTCAGCTCGGGGGCAAGCTCCCACGCTTTAATGATCTTGATGTTCTTGAACTGCTGGGTAAGCATCTTTTCTATGGTGGCCATGAAATTGTCGCCGTTGGTTTTCCCGTTCCACTGGAGCACGATGGTCTTGCCATCGAGGGTTGAAGGATGGGCGGTGAGCTTCATGGGCGGGATGTTTACCACGCCTTCCGGATTGACGAGCGTCCATTCCTGCACGGCTTCTTTCGCAAATGAGGCGAAGGGAACCGTCAGGAGGGCAAGAAGTGCTGCGAGTGCGACAAGTTTTCTGTGCATTAGGCTCCTCCTTTCAATGTGATAGGCAAAAAGTAGTGCGTCCTCTCAACTGCCGCGGTAACGGACCATAATGACATACCCTCCTTTCGTAGCGTTTTTCCCGTTCGATTCAATGATTATGAGCTCCTGAACCTGAGTGCCCCGGGTTCCCGGAGTGATGGCTATTTCGATCTTTTTGGTTTCCCCGGGCTTGATACTCATTTCACCTTCTTTTTCCGCATCGAAATAAACGGCTGATGTTTCTTTGCCGTAAATCTTTCTGATCTCAAGGGGGAGACTTCCCTCGTTGAGGATAGCTAATTCCTTCTTGTGAACGGAGCCCGTCGTCACGGGGCCCAGTTCTATCTTTCGGGGGGTTACCCTGATCTTTGCTGCCGGCGCCTCCCTGACTTTTCCCGACATGGTAACCTCCAGCTCTTCAATGGAAGGGGCCGAGGTGGTGATGGTTGCGATTTTCTCAAAGGGTCCTGGTGAATCTTTGGTGTCGAATATGAGCTTGAGGGAGGTCTTTTCTTTCGGAGCCAATGTATGCTTGCCAAGCATACTGGAAGTGCAGGCTCAGTTGGTCTTGACCCCCTGGACCACAACCCCCGAAGGGCCTTTGTTTTCGACAACAAAGACCGCCGTGGCCGGAACCCCCTCGTCGATCAGCCCCAGGTCTACCCGGGCGGGAGTGAGTGTCAGTCCCGTACCCGCATACAACCCGGTCGTGAAGGCGAGAAAGGCGATAATGGCGGAGAGGCAGAAGAGTGCCCCTAGTGCAAAAGAATACTTCCAGTTTCGGTTCATGGTGGTTACCTTATCCCTCCTATGGTGTGACGAATTCCTATTTCTTCGCGCCCTTGAGTTTTATGCCGGCCTCATGGATTCCCCGGATTTTCTTGCTATAGTCGAAATTGGGGTCCTGACCGGGGGTATGACACTGACGGCACACTTCCACGGGGGGAGATTTCCTGATCTTGGCTTTTCCCCCTTCCGCAGCATGGGCGGCGCCCGGCCCGTGACATGCTTCGCACTGGACGGCGCTCAGCTCCGGGGTCAACTCTTCGTCGATGAAACCACCCGGCCGGTCATATCCCGTAACGTGACACACGACGCATTTGGGCAGGTTCTCCTGCTTTGTTTTTCTTAAGCTGTCGAAGGCTTTTCCATGCCTGCTCGTCTGCCAGGTGCCGGCAATTCCGTCGTGACACCCGGCACAGGCCTTCCAGCCTGTATAACCCTCTCCTTCCGCGGCGACAGAGGGGACCGCGGGGATCAGGAGAAGGATGAGAAACACCGCCGTGCAGGCGCAACGCGCTCGTCCGGTTAATGATCGGTAGGTATGCATCAGATCGGCCACCTTTTTTTCAGTGTTATTCTATGGGGAGTCCGGCCTTTTTCCACCCCCTGATAGAGGGGTCTTTCAAGACTTTTACCTCGGTAAATCCCATATCGATGAGCTGAGCGGCCATGCCCGCGCTGTCTGTTTCCCCGGGCCCGCAGTCGCAGTAGGCAACGATCGGTTTAGTGCGGGGGAGGTGCTTCACCGCACTATCCGTGAGTTCTTCGACCCATGGGAGGGAAAGGGCGCCCTTGATATGCCCCTTGTCGTAGACGCCTTTCGATTGCACGTCCAGAATCACCACGTCTGCTTTTGTATCGATTATCTTCTTCAGCTCCTCAATGGTGACACGAGGCACTTCATCGTGAGCGGCATAGGTTGCAGCATTGAAAAGAAAGAGTAAGGCAACGGAAAAAAAGAAGAGACGCGAGATCCTGAGCTTCAATGTTCACCCTCCTGTGTGAGACCTTTATCTTTTGCGAATATTTACACTGTGGAGTCTTCCTGGCCCCTTTGGCGATGGAGCGCCACCTTTTCCCGATTGCCGCAGATCGACATGGAGCACCACCGGCGGCGGTTGGCGGGCGAGCTGTCGAAGAAGAGCATCCGGCAGCCCTTCTCGTCACACATCCTGAGCCGGTCTGTTTCCCCGCCGCCGATTACGAAGACCGCATCTCTCGCAATATCGGCAAGAGCGGCGGCAACGGGACGGGGAGCGGCCCATACAATGCTTCCACTCGAGAGTTGCGGCGCGGCATTGGGATGTGCTGCATGGCGATTGATCCTTTCAATGTCCGAAAAAAGAGGAGGTATGCCGAGAGCCGTTGCATTGGCGGCGTCATGGATCGCCTCCCTGAGGAGCAGGGCATTACGGTATTCTTCAGGGGAAGGATGGATCGGCGACCTGTTGACCCCTGCCAGCACCAGCCATTCGGAGAGGGCCTCGGGTGTTGCCAGCAGGTCCCTCGGCTCCGAACCGCGATGACGGACCGTGGCAACGTAATTGAGCGCCAGACTTCCCGCGTCGAATCTGAATTCTTTATACTTCGGATGATCCTGTCTGCGTCCCATCTCTCGCCTCTTATTTGTAACCACATTAACTGGTTACAATGAATAAAGTCAAGAAAAAGTTACAGGAATCTTTTTGATCGTGAATTTTATTGAAGAGATATCGATACTTTTCGCAGTTATGACGGGGTTTTTGGAAGATTTTAACTTTTACGATGAAGGGGAGGGAAGAAGAAAGATCGATCGATCCCTCCCTCCCGATGAAAGCCAGATTCGTTCTGATATGAGTTATCTATAATAGCCTGGTATCCAGACCGACCTGCATCCCCAGCCGTCGCATACTTCAGTCCAGTAGCCCGGGATCCATAACGCCCCATACCCGTACGAGTAGTATCGCGGACCGCCGTAATAGCCGTAATAACCTCTATGACCATAATATCCGCCATGGTATGCGTTGCGATAACCGCCATACCCGCCGGCGTAGCCCCCATGGTAGCCGCCATTATAGCCTCCATGATATCCACCGGAGTAACCGCCGCCATGGCCGCCGCCGTTAAATGCGACATGACCCGAGCCGCTGTGGCCGCCGCCGTTATGACCGCCTCCGCCGTGGCCGCCGCCTCTCGCGTATGAAATAGAGGTGACGAGAGAAACCGCCATGATCACCATAATGAGAACCATCGAAACTTTCTTCATCTTTACCTCCCGGGCGCCATTCACGTCCTTTTCGCTTCCCCTGCATTAGAGAGCAAGAAACATACCATGGATTAGGATTGCATAAGACCCTGAATTCCTTCTATTTTCCCATGCCCTTCGCTTTGGGTGCCGACAAAATAGTCGAAACAGTCACGATAAAAGGCCCTTTATTCGACAATTTTCCC from Syntrophorhabdaceae bacterium harbors:
- a CDS encoding ABATE domain-containing protein, translated to MGRRQDHPKYKEFRFDAGSLALNYVATVRHRGSEPRDLLATPEALSEWLVLAGVNRSPIHPSPEEYRNALLLREAIHDAANATALGIPPLFSDIERINRHAAHPNAAPQLSSGSIVWAAPRPVAAALADIARDAVFVIGGGETDRLRMCDEKGCRMLFFDSSPANRRRWCSMSICGNREKVALHRQRGQEDSTV
- a CDS encoding UGSC family (seleno)protein, with product MVDQLNLEKKGIPTVTIATTELVGLAKSTAFSMGVADMPFVVVPHPMGGIPMAEITQKAKDAYPLIVKTATEWKPSATMPPPKATYPAPTFTFKGTESAINELFIEKGWSLGLPVVPPTPEKVAAMLKGTTRKPDEVLGQLRPRMSSLTVELVAVSGVMAGCKPEYMPVLIAIAEAMVDPKTNWGGVATATGSVGALVIVNGPIIRELGIASGQGAASRGWHANASIGYALNLMAMIPGGSKPPQQKKTTLGSPTDFVAWIFGENEAKVPKGWTTYAEDRGFKRTDSVITLMGIWPGINAVDLWSASPEEHSTWFSRSVSPLMSVGGPCFSVQLTQPHIIGLGPEHADLYVKAGWTKDQVRKAIWEKARIPFSSWAKGCPEQQAFRQKFGQVTPDTLVPIVLKPEFLQIVIAGGAGQHSHYFAPFLNASPVSKVVKK
- a CDS encoding rhodanese-like domain-containing protein; this encodes MKLRISRLFFFSVALLFLFNAATYAAHDEVPRVTIEELKKIIDTKADVVILDVQSKGVYDKGHIKGALSLPWVEELTDSAVKHLPRTKPIVAYCDCGPGETDSAGMAAQLIDMGFTEVKVLKDPSIRGWKKAGLPIE
- a CDS encoding cytochrome c family protein, producing the protein MHTYRSLTGRARCACTAVFLILLLIPAVPSVAAEGEGYTGWKACAGCHDGIAGTWQTSRHGKAFDSLRKTKQENLPKCVVCHVTGYDRPGGFIDEELTPELSAVQCEACHGPGAAHAAEGGKAKIRKSPPVEVCRQCHTPGQDPNFDYSKKIRGIHEAGIKLKGAKK
- a CDS encoding chloramphenicol acetyltransferase, coding for MVPAKEKIDLTLYPRAALLKAFRDREMPCFSVTSEVDVTTLVRFARTKNLKFFITMSYALSRAVNQIPELRQRLIGGELYEFERVDPGYTVLLQNNTFSFCDSLHMESFAEYYDYASRAIEAVKRVPDLAMEEKDHMFFITAIPWFSFTSFTHPYFAQYASIPLLTIGKHFPRSRNIVMPLAIQVHHAIVDGIHIGTFLDRLKETINDKTLYKGSR
- a CDS encoding cation:proton antiporter translates to MDLESFVSSAVILLLVASVMVILFKHLGLGTMAGLLVAGIIVGPHTPGPYITTHVEGLRSFAELGVVQLLFVIGLEMRPSRLWALRRHVFGLGSLQILLTGGAVIAYAFMSGWAREPSLVMGMTMAVSSTALVMQILQERGEIASPHGGATFGVLLMQDVSIVPMLALIPVLAGSGGLSSGVPGWQRLGLIVALLLFVVAIGKFGVPFALERLARQRNRDGFLIVAMLSVFLAAWAMHRAGLSLALGAFLMGMLLSGSRYAMQIQAYIEPYKGILMSLFFVAVGMSIDLHSIAGDPFEFVQWAFLVIFVKVILTFFLCLLFGMSRSDSINVSFLLAQGGEFGFVLLTSAKVLNVIDDHIFVLAIAVISVSMLLTPLMAKLGYYMSGRLRRSKAGPRGVQFHDEAEGPKGRVILGGYGRVGHVVAVLLNASRVPFIVFDNDPARVAQGKKDGFDVHFGDIDNPELMAAAHMERAALVVLTVDSEKTALKAISILKNSYPAVPVIARARDLEASGRLVQAGATYALPEALESSLRLATDTLRMVGVDPENIDLLVSDVRRKDYVLVDRSD
- a CDS encoding DUF3124 domain-containing protein — translated: MKKTCMSVKLVLIFSVIMAAIIYPAEWTDAQSDVRLSKGQTVYVPVYSHIYYGDRETPYYLAVTVSIRNIDQTNPLVVTDVDYYDTNGVLLKKYLDKPVRLGPNGSTRFVVKESDDKGGSGANIIVVWRAEKQVNAPIVESIMIGTRNQQGISFTSRGQAVGESGK